TACGGATGTATCTTTTTTGTTAAAATGCATAAGTAAGTAAAGACGGTAATCTTAACCGATATTCATTAAGAGCCTGTATAGGTCTGTAGCAGACTGATGTTATAGATTGTATTGTGAGATTTTAGTAGTTTTTGCTAAAATTTTATTGTCAGGAAAAAAGGTGGTAACGCGCACAGTCGTCCTTTATGGATTTCTGTGCTTTTTTGATTTTATAAAATATAATACAAGATTAGTAAGGAGATTAGAAAATGGATAATTCAAAAAATATAGCAAAAACTTATGATCCAAAAGAATTTGAAGATAGATTATATAAATGGTGGGAAGAAGAGGGCTTTTTTACACCAAAGATTGATAAGAACAAAAAGCCATATACAATAATAATGCCTCCTCCTAATATTACAGGACAGCTTCATTTAGGTCATGCTTTAGATAATGCACTGCAGGACTTTTTAATAAGGGCAAAGAGAATGCAGGGTTATTGTACTCTATGGCTTCCAGGGCAGGATCATGCAAGTATTGCTACAGAAGTAAAGGTTGAAAAAGAGCTTTTAAAGGAAGATATAAAGAAAAAAGAAATAGGTAGAGATGCTTTTCTTGAGAAGGTGTGGGAATGGACTGACACCTATAGATCTAAAATAAGAGGTCAGTTAAAGAAAATGGGAGTATCTGCTGATTTTACAAGAGAGAGTTTTACTATGGATGAAAATTTAAGTAAAGCCGTAAGAGAAGTATTTGTAAGATTGTATAATGAAGGACTCATATATCAAGGCAATAGAATTACCAATTGGTGCCCTAATTGTCAGACTGCTCTTTCTGACGCTGAAATAGAATATGTAGAGCAGAATGGTCACTTTTGGCATATAAAATATCCTGTAGTTAACAGTGAAGAATTTTTAGAAATAGCTACTACAAGACCTGAAACTCTTTTAGGCGATACAGCTGTGGCTGTAAATCCAAAAGACCAAAGATATGCTCATCTTGTGGGAAAAACTCTTATGCTTCCCTTAGTGAATAGGGAAATTCCAATAGTTGCAGATGAATATGTAGATATGGAATTTGGTACAGGGGCAGTTAAGATTACCCCAGCTCATGATCCAAATGATTATCAGGTTGGAAAGAGACACAACTTACCTGAGATAATTATCTTAAATAACGATGGAACTATTGCTAAGGGGTATGGAAAATATTCGGGACTAGACAGATATGAAGCAAGAAAAGAGATAGTTAAGGACTTAAAGGAACAGGAATTTCTTGTAAAGATAAAAGAACATACTCATAATGTAAGTACCCATGACAGATGTGGAAATACTATTGAACCAATGATATCAAAGCAATGGTATGTAAAGATGGAATCTCTTGCAAAACCAGCAATTGAGGCTGTTAAAAATGGAGATACGAAATTCGTTCCTGAACGTTTTGATAAAACTTATTTTAATTGGATGGAAAATATCCAGGATTGGTGTATATCAAGACAGCTTTGGTGGGGACACAGAATTCCTGTTTGGTATTGTGAAGATTGTGGTGAGGTAATTGTAGCTTCAAAAGATCCAGATAAATGTACAAAATGCGGCAGCAGTAATTTAAAGCAGGACGAAGATGTACTTGATACATGGTTTAGTTCAGCTCTTTGGCCTTTTTCTACTCTTGGGTGGCCTGATAAAACTGAAGATCTTGAATATTTTTATCCAACAAATACCTTGGTAACAGGTTACGATATAATATTCTTTTGGGTTGCACGAATGGTTTTCTCTGGTATTCATAATATGGGAGAAACACCTTTTGAACATGTATTAATACATGGATTGGTAAGGGACGCAGAAGGACGAAAGATGTCTAAGTCTTTGGGAAATGGAGTAGATCCTTTAGAAGTAATTGATAGTTTTGGAGCAGATGCCTTAAGATTTACTCTTATAACTGGTAATGCACCGGGAAATGATTTGAGATATAAAACAGAAAAGGTAGAAGCTGCAAGAAATTTTGCCAATAAAATATGGAATGCTTCACGATTTGTACTTATGAATTTGGATAAAGATGTAATGAAAAAATATCAGGATTGTGAAGAGTATACTTTGGGAGATAAATGGATACTATCTAGAGCTAATACTGTAGCCAAAGAAATTACAGAGAATATAGAAAAGTTTGAACTGGGAATTGCATCACAAAAAGTTTATGATTTTATGTGGACTGAATTCTGTGATTGGTATATTGAAATTGTGAAGCCTGTTATGTATGGAGAAGATGAAAAAGCTAAGGGAGTAGCTTTTAACGTGCTTAATAGAGTATTAACTATTGGGCTCCAACTTCTTCATCCTATAATGCCTTATATAACTGAAGAAATATATCAACATTTAGATGGTAAATATAAATCAATATCTATATCTAAATGGCCGGAATATAGTGAAAAGGCTTATGATGTAAAAGCAGAGGAGGATATGAGTTATATAATAGAAGCTATAAAATCCCTTAGAAATGTAAGGGCAGAGATGAATGTACCACCTTCACGAAAGGCAAAACTAATCATATTAGCTAATGATGAAAGCAAAGATGCCTTTGAAGCAGGAAGAGTATATTTTGAAAAATTGGCTTCTGCCAGCAGTATAGAATTTATCTCTTCCAAAGATAAGGTAGATAGTAATGCTGTTTCAGTTATAACAAAAGGTGGAGAAATATTTATGCCGCTGCTTGATCTTATAGATTTAGATAAAGAACTTGAAAGATTAAATAAGGAAAACAACAGACTTAAAAAGGAAATAGAAAGGGTAGATAAAAAACTTTCTAATAAAGGTTTTGTTTCCAAGGCACCTTCTGCTGTAA
This genomic window from Clostridium pasteurianum DSM 525 = ATCC 6013 contains:
- a CDS encoding valine--tRNA ligase, whose protein sequence is MDNSKNIAKTYDPKEFEDRLYKWWEEEGFFTPKIDKNKKPYTIIMPPPNITGQLHLGHALDNALQDFLIRAKRMQGYCTLWLPGQDHASIATEVKVEKELLKEDIKKKEIGRDAFLEKVWEWTDTYRSKIRGQLKKMGVSADFTRESFTMDENLSKAVREVFVRLYNEGLIYQGNRITNWCPNCQTALSDAEIEYVEQNGHFWHIKYPVVNSEEFLEIATTRPETLLGDTAVAVNPKDQRYAHLVGKTLMLPLVNREIPIVADEYVDMEFGTGAVKITPAHDPNDYQVGKRHNLPEIIILNNDGTIAKGYGKYSGLDRYEARKEIVKDLKEQEFLVKIKEHTHNVSTHDRCGNTIEPMISKQWYVKMESLAKPAIEAVKNGDTKFVPERFDKTYFNWMENIQDWCISRQLWWGHRIPVWYCEDCGEVIVASKDPDKCTKCGSSNLKQDEDVLDTWFSSALWPFSTLGWPDKTEDLEYFYPTNTLVTGYDIIFFWVARMVFSGIHNMGETPFEHVLIHGLVRDAEGRKMSKSLGNGVDPLEVIDSFGADALRFTLITGNAPGNDLRYKTEKVEAARNFANKIWNASRFVLMNLDKDVMKKYQDCEEYTLGDKWILSRANTVAKEITENIEKFELGIASQKVYDFMWTEFCDWYIEIVKPVMYGEDEKAKGVAFNVLNRVLTIGLQLLHPIMPYITEEIYQHLDGKYKSISISKWPEYSEKAYDVKAEEDMSYIIEAIKSLRNVRAEMNVPPSRKAKLIILANDESKDAFEAGRVYFEKLASASSIEFISSKDKVDSNAVSVITKGGEIFMPLLDLIDLDKELERLNKENNRLKKEIERVDKKLSNKGFVSKAPSAVIEEERDKGEKYREMLEAVVERINNLKNN